ACCCGCCGCGCCCCGATTACGCTCGACACGTTCCAGCGCGACCATCAAGTTCCGTGGAGCAAACACCTGCCCCCACAATCCCTGACCGTCCCTGACGTCCTTTCCAGCACCCACCGAAAGACCACTACGCACAGACGACGGCACTTCCGGATTCACCGGTCCCTCCACTTCCGTCTGCCCCGCGTTCGCGGGTTGGCTGCGATCACCGCAATCTTCACGAGAAGCACCGCATCAAACCATCAATTCCCAGCGTTCAGCCCTTCCCGGCGCGACCAACCATCCCCTCCGGTACTACGGCCTCTGCTGACTTCTGCCCCATCAACACCGCCCTCACGAACCGTGTCGCTTCGGCACCCTCACCGACGCACCAGGACAGATCTCCCCAGATAAGAACATCCACTTTCCTCCTGCCCCCGCCGCATTTACACACCAGCCGCTTCGGGGCAACGGGCTTCACCATCCGTTGCTGGCTCACCCCAACCGGCATGCCTTCTATGCGATTCGTATCCCTCGGTGCAGGATTTCATCTCCGGCTTCCTTCCCACCCCACCTCACAGTGACGCAGTTGCCATCAACTAGGAGTTAAACCACCTTCTCCTCCAAAGGACTCACACCTCCAAGCGAATATCCATGCTGGGCGTACAACGATCGGCCCCCTTCTTGCGAAGGGGGCCAATCGCCGTTGGCGGTCACCGGCTCGCATCGGCAACCGTTAGCGGACTCAGAGCAATTTGAGCAGGTTGGAGATCAACAACCCGATATTGGTTGCCAGCGTCGCACCGAAGCTGGACAACATCGACGGCAGATTCGACGCCACGCTTTGCAACAGCGTGGTCAATCCGGCACTAGCGCTGGGGATAACGTTGCTCAGGGATGGCCAGCCATTGGTCAACTGGGTCACAAAACCCTGCAGTGCGGTCTGAAGACTCCCGCCGGTCGCGATATTCACCGCGTTGGGAGCCACGATCGACTTCGCCAGACCCGGGGCGAGAGTCTTCAACACAGTGTTGTTGAGGAAGCGACCGAGCAAGCCTCCCGTCCCAGGGCCGTTGAGGAAGGCATTGACCACGGCGCCGGGGATGTTGAACAGATTGCTAATCGCCCCCACTGGGTCCCCACCGGCCCACGCAGTAGACGCGGCTTGAAGACTGTTTCCGAACGCCTGCTCGACCAGGGTTGGGAGTGTGATGAACCCAACGAGACCTATATCGGTGACTCCGGTCGTCGTCAGATAGTTGGTGGTGTTCGCCAGGTTCTGGGTGAGGTAAGCGGGGATCTTCAAAATCGTTTCCAGAGGCTCTCCGATCGATATGAATGGGTTCTGGTAGAAGGCATCGAACACATTGGTTAACGCGCCGCTAATGTTGCCTGAGGCGATCTGGTTGAACGCCATGTTCAGGAGCGGCCAGAAATCGGCACTCGCGGTTCCCGTGTAGAGATTGACGGCGTTCTTCGCGGCGGTTTGCCATGTTGAGACATACAGGTCGGCGTAGGAGGCCCAGTTGGCGGCGACCTGCTGGGCGACCGGGGCCGGAAGTGCTTGGATCAAATTGGCGGTTGTCTGCAGGTTGGCGCCCGCGTTCTGGAAAGTGGTAACCCACGTCGCTATAGGCAGCGGTAGCGCGGCCGGGTTGATGAAGTCGGTGAGGGCGGCCGCGGGCACCGCGGCCGCGGTTGCTCCGCCAGCGAGCGAGGCGAGTTCGTTCTCTACGCCAGAGAACAGGTCCATCACGCTGCTGGCGGCGTCGGTGAGCTGGATGTCGGACACGCTCACTGTGGGGAGGTGTTGGGTCAGGCGCAGGTGCTGGGTTATGGGCGCGATGGTGATGACGCCGGCGGCGGCCAGGGCCACTGCAGCGGTGATGTGGGGGCGGGCTGCGAGATCCACGACCATCTCCTTCGATCGGTGAGTCAAAATCTGATGGTCAGAAAGTAGCTGAGAACAACCTGAGATTCGGGCGAGTTCGGGCGTTATTGATCAGATTCATCCCGCAAACATCGATCACTGCAAACTATGCGAGATAGTGGAATCAATGCTTGTGGCTTTTTAGGAAGGCCTGGAGTTACCCCCCCCCCGGAATTTTAGTTCAAAGCGACACTACCCCGAGACGATCCCCAGCACATATTTGCCACACCGGTGCAGTACGACCAGCAAACCCCCGACACAAGGGCCCCTGCCAGGCGATCAGGCGGGAAAATACCGGATTCGGCGGATCCCGTTGCCCCGCCACGCCACATCGGCGAACATGATGCCGCGCCCGTGAGCCGAGCTGAGTGAGACCGCGACCGTCGGTCCCGCACCGATCGTCTTGGTCCAGCTGGCCTCGTTGAGTTGCTCGAGGAGTTCGGCGATGTCGAGCGGGTCGTTGTCGCCCAAAGTTATTGTGGTGGTTGGCGATAGCGCACGCGCGCTGGACTCGTCTCCCCGCGCGACGGCGCCGAGGAATGCTTCGACCAGCTTCTTGGGCCGTGCACCCGGCCGCCGGAAGCCGCTCAGGAAGCCCGCGGTCCCCCGCAATCCCTGATTGGCCAACAAACCGCGCGACAGTTGCAGGGCGGGTACGGCTGCGCCAGGCCCGGTTCGCAGGAACTGCAGCATCATGGCCGGCAACTCCCAATAGGCCCGCAGCTCGCCAATCTGCCACTGCCCGTTCACTTCTCGGAGGTCATAGCGCAGAAACGCGGGTATGTACATCGTCACGGCCGAACCCATCGTCACCTCGAGATCGAGATCGCGCAAAACGACGGTGCCGAAGACGATGTCGAGGTCGCGATGGAACTTGATGTCCCGCGGACCGATGAAGGTGTCGTAAAAGTGGCCGATCTGGGTGTGCCCCACGTGTGGTCGCGAGCCCACCGGGTCTTCGATTCGGCCGTCGGCGGTGAACAGCGCAACCCACCCGGCGCGGTCGTGCGCGGCGGCCGCCTTCGGCGACCGCTCGACGGCGGCGAGCAACTGTTCCCGGTCCAAGGGCACCGCCATCAGGGCCCGCCGACTAGTTCGACGCCGACGGTTCGCATCTCCGTCAGCGCGTCCGCGGCCGAACCCGGCGCCACGGCCGCTGTCAGGTCCACCAGCACCCGCGTGGCCAGGCCGGCCCGCGCCGCGTCCTCCGCGGTCCGCCGGACGCAATGGTCGGTGGCGATGCCGACGATGTCGACCTCGTCGACCCCCCGCTGCCGTAACCACTCGAGCAGCGGGGTCCCGTTCTCGTCGACGCCCTCGAAGCCGCTGTAGGCCGCGGCGTAAGCGCCCTTGCGGAAGACGGCCTCGATTCGGCTGGTGTCAAGGTCGGGATAGAAATCCGCACCGCGACTTCCGGCGACGCAGTGCGGCGGCCAGGACGACGAATAGTCCGGGTGGTCGGAGAAGTGGTCACCCGGGTCGACGTGGAAGTCCTGAGTGGCCACGACGTGTTGGTACCCGGGCTCGCGGGCCAGATAGTCGTTGATGGCGGAGGCCAGGGCGGCGCCGCCGGCTACCGGCACCGAGCCGCC
The nucleotide sequence above comes from Mycobacterium malmoense. Encoded proteins:
- a CDS encoding ketosteroid isomerase family protein, which gives rise to MAVPLDREQLLAAVERSPKAAAAHDRAGWVALFTADGRIEDPVGSRPHVGHTQIGHFYDTFIGPRDIKFHRDLDIVFGTVVLRDLDLEVTMGSAVTMYIPAFLRYDLREVNGQWQIGELRAYWELPAMMLQFLRTGPGAAVPALQLSRGLLANQGLRGTAGFLSGFRRPGARPKKLVEAFLGAVARGDESSARALSPTTTITLGDNDPLDIAELLEQLNEASWTKTIGAGPTVAVSLSSAHGRGIMFADVAWRGNGIRRIRYFPA
- the pncA gene encoding pyrazinamidase PncA, whose protein sequence is MRALIIVDVQNDFCKGGSVPVAGGAALASAINDYLAREPGYQHVVATQDFHVDPGDHFSDHPDYSSSWPPHCVAGSRGADFYPDLDTSRIEAVFRKGAYAAAYSGFEGVDENGTPLLEWLRQRGVDEVDIVGIATDHCVRRTAEDAARAGLATRVLVDLTAAVAPGSAADALTEMRTVGVELVGGP